The genomic segment CAGTCGTTTTGTGCTTTTTTTTCATAATAGCAGGATGCGGCGGAGATAAGCAGGAGGAAAAGCCTGCAGTACAGGAGAAAAAGCCTGTGTTAGTAAAAGCCGCCGTGGCCAGAAACACCGGTGATTCGAAAGAGCTTACCTACCCCGCACTCATCGAGGCATCTAAAAAGGTTAAGCTCTCCTTCGAGGTGGACGGCTACATAACTGCAATGCATTTCGAAGAGGGGGAGCGGGTTAATAAAGGAGCCCTTGCAGCTGTTATCGATGATAAGGAATATATACAGAACCTACGGGCTGTCGAGGCCACCTATAAAGAACGCAAACTGAACTATCAAAGAATAAAAAAGCTTTACGAGCAGGGCGCAACGGCAAAATCCGCCTACGATCAGGCAAAGGTGAACTATGAGGTTGCCGAAACAACGCTTAAGCTCAGGCGGAAGGACCTGCGTGATACAAAGATCCACGCCCCATTCTCCGGGGTAATCTCCGAGAAGTACGCAGACGAATACCAGCAGGTTAACCCCAAGGAGCCTGTATATGAACTTCAGGATCTCTCCCGGTTCGATGTTTCGGTCCGTATACCTGAAAACCTCATGGCGCACTACGGCGAAGAGGCCTTCGGCGATGCTGAGCTTTTAGCTCGCAACGGAAGTGAACACAGGCTCCCCCTCACCCTCAAGAAGATCAACACCGTGGCAGACCCCAAAACCCAGACCTACGAGATAGTCTACACGCTTCACAGGCAGGAAGGGATAAGCATACTCCCCGGCATGACAGCCTCCGTCCTCTTCACCATAGACGGCATAAGCGAACAGTTCACCCTGGTACCCCTCAACGCCGTGGCAGCAAACAGCGACGGCAGCAGCTACGTGTGGGTAATCGACATGGAAACGATGAAGCCTGTCAAAACAGAGATAACCACAGCCTCAGTCTCCGGCGGGGATGTGCAGGTTCTCTCCGGTCTCAAAGGTGGCGAGGTTATCATAGCGGCAGGGGTGCACAAGGTCGTGCCGAATATGGAGCTTAAGCTTCTTAACCCTGAGATAGCCGAAAACAGGAATTAGGCGGATTATTTATGAGACGCATAACAGAATTCTTTATACAACGAAAAACCTTCTCGGTGGTGCTCACCCTGTTCATTCTGGGTGCAGGATTCTTGAGCTATGAAGGGCTTGGAAGGCTCAAAGATCCCAAATTCACCATCAAGACGGCCATTGTATACACCCCCTACCCCGGCGCATCCCCCTCACAGGTGGAGGAAGAGGTCACCGAAAAGGTGGAATCCGCCATCCAGCAGATGGGTGAAGTGGACGAGATAACATCTACATCCAGCGAGGGCTATTCCCTGCTCCACGTGGATATGAGGGACAAATACGGCCCCGACGAGCTCCCCCAGATATGGGATATACTCCGCAAGAAGCTGCGGGATGCCCGGGCGGATCTCCCACCCGGAGCCGGAGCACCCATTGTGAACGATGATTTCGGCGATGTTTTCGGCGTTTTCTTCGCAATAACCGGCGATGGCTACACCTACAGGGAGATAAAGGACTACGCCGAATCACTCCGCAAGGAGCTTCTCCTTGTGGACCAGGTGGCGAAGGTGCAGTTCTTCGGCGAACAAACAGAGGCGGTGTTCATCGAAATACCCCGTGAGAAGCTTGCAAGGCTCGGCATAAGCCTGAACACCATCGTAGATGCTGTGAACAGCCAGAACATCATATCCCCCGCAGGGCGTGTGGAGGTGAACGGAGAATACATATCCCTCAGAGACAGCTCAGTTTTCATGGATCCGGAGGATATAGGAAACGTTCTCATACCGGGCGGAGGTGCGAATAACCACCTATACCTGAAAGATATAGCCAATATCCGCAAGGATTACACCGATCCCCCCGGAACAATGCTCCGCTTCAACGGGGAGAAGGCCATAGGGCTGGGAATATCCACGGTGGATGGCGGCAACGTTGTTGTCATGGGGAACGCTGTTAAGGAGAAGCTCAAGGAGCTGGAGCATCTTAAGCCCCTCGGCATGGATATAAACGTCATCAACTACCAGTCCGAAACGGTGACCAAAGCGGTTAACAACTTCGTAATGAACCTGTTTCAGGCGGTGGGGATCGTACTTGGCGTACTCATCATATTTATGGGTATTAAAACAGGCTTTATCATCGGGTTCATACTCCTGCTAACCATCCTCGCCACCTTCATCGTAATGAAGATTATCGGCGTAAACCTGCAGACGATCTCCCTCGGCGCACTGATCATCGCCCTCGGGATGCTTGTGGACAACGCCATCGTTGTGGTGGAGGGTATACTCGTTAAAACCCAGCAGGGGATGGAGAAGGTTGAAGCGGCCATCGACTCCGTTAAAGAAACGGCCATGCCCCTGCTCGGAGCAACGCTCATCGCCATACTCGCCTTCGCCGCCATCAGCATGTCCGATGATTCTGCGGGTGAATTCCTTGCCAGCCTCTTTCAGGTTATCGCCATATCACTCCTGCTAAGCTGGATTCTGGCCATAACACTGGCACCCCTCTACTCTGTGATGCTCCTCAAAACAAAAGAGGGGGACGACATCAAGGATTCCTACGGCGGGATAATCTTCACCGTATACCGCTGGACCCTGCGCCTATGCATACGTTTCCGCTGGGTTACGATACTTGCCATGTTCGGCTTTCTTATATTCAGTCTCACCATCTTCAAGGATGTACAACAGCAGTTCTTCCCCGACGAGGCGAGACCGAACTTCCTTATAAACATATGGATGCCCGAAGGAACACATATAGAGAAGACCAGAGAGGCGGTTATCCAGCTGGAGGAACACCTTGCAGAGTACGATGAGATCGTTAACACCTCCTCCTTCATAGGCTCCGGTGCACTCCGGTTCATCCTCACTTACTCCCCCGAGGACAGGAACGATGCCTATGCGCAGATAATGCCCAGAGTCCGCAATTACAAAGAAATAGACAGCCTTATCCCAAGGATTAAAGATTTTGCAGAGGAGAACATCCCCGATGCAAGGTTGAACATAAAACCCTTCACCTACGGTCCGCCCACAGGTGGAGATGTTGCCGTCCGGTTCTCCGGTCCTGATCCCGATGTTCTACGGAGCCTTGCGGAGAAGGCAAAGGACGTATACCGGAAGGATCCCGCGGCTACATTCATAAGGGATGACTGGAGACAGAGGACAAAGACCTTTGAGATCGAGGTGAACGAGGCGAAGGCCAAGAACGCCGGTCTCACAAGGCAGGAGATAAACCGCTACGTATACGCCCACTTCAACGGCGAGCGCATAGGCCTGTTCAGGGATAAGGACGAGTTTATACCGATAATCATGCAGGTTCCCGAGGAACAGCGTAAAGATTTCGACAGCGTCTATGATATGCAGATAATGAGCCCCGCACTGGGTGAGTACATTCCCTTAATGCAGGTAGTGGACAGTATT from the Limisalsivibrio acetivorans genome contains:
- a CDS encoding efflux RND transporter periplasmic adaptor subunit, with the protein product MKKNLAVVLCFFFIIAGCGGDKQEEKPAVQEKKPVLVKAAVARNTGDSKELTYPALIEASKKVKLSFEVDGYITAMHFEEGERVNKGALAAVIDDKEYIQNLRAVEATYKERKLNYQRIKKLYEQGATAKSAYDQAKVNYEVAETTLKLRRKDLRDTKIHAPFSGVISEKYADEYQQVNPKEPVYELQDLSRFDVSVRIPENLMAHYGEEAFGDAELLARNGSEHRLPLTLKKINTVADPKTQTYEIVYTLHRQEGISILPGMTASVLFTIDGISEQFTLVPLNAVAANSDGSSYVWVIDMETMKPVKTEITTASVSGGDVQVLSGLKGGEVIIAAGVHKVVPNMELKLLNPEIAENRN
- a CDS encoding efflux RND transporter permease subunit; this encodes MRRITEFFIQRKTFSVVLTLFILGAGFLSYEGLGRLKDPKFTIKTAIVYTPYPGASPSQVEEEVTEKVESAIQQMGEVDEITSTSSEGYSLLHVDMRDKYGPDELPQIWDILRKKLRDARADLPPGAGAPIVNDDFGDVFGVFFAITGDGYTYREIKDYAESLRKELLLVDQVAKVQFFGEQTEAVFIEIPREKLARLGISLNTIVDAVNSQNIISPAGRVEVNGEYISLRDSSVFMDPEDIGNVLIPGGGANNHLYLKDIANIRKDYTDPPGTMLRFNGEKAIGLGISTVDGGNVVVMGNAVKEKLKELEHLKPLGMDINVINYQSETVTKAVNNFVMNLFQAVGIVLGVLIIFMGIKTGFIIGFILLLTILATFIVMKIIGVNLQTISLGALIIALGMLVDNAIVVVEGILVKTQQGMEKVEAAIDSVKETAMPLLGATLIAILAFAAISMSDDSAGEFLASLFQVIAISLLLSWILAITLAPLYSVMLLKTKEGDDIKDSYGGIIFTVYRWTLRLCIRFRWVTILAMFGFLIFSLTIFKDVQQQFFPDEARPNFLINIWMPEGTHIEKTREAVIQLEEHLAEYDEIVNTSSFIGSGALRFILTYSPEDRNDAYAQIMPRVRNYKEIDSLIPRIKDFAEENIPDARLNIKPFTYGPPTGGDVAVRFSGPDPDVLRSLAEKAKDVYRKDPAATFIRDDWRQRTKTFEIEVNEAKAKNAGLTRQEINRYVYAHFNGERIGLFRDKDEFIPIIMQVPEEQRKDFDSVYDMQIMSPALGEYIPLMQVVDSIEPEFQDGLIKRKNRSKTITAACESTEPVPRPLFSRIRADIEAIPLPAGYSMEWGGEYESSRDAQQKLIQNMPLVLMLILLIIVALFNKIRRPIIIFMIIPLAIIGVAWGLVLTGRPFSFTALLGLISLVGMLIKNAIVLIEQIDIELRSGKHQYHAVVDASVSRVRPVSMAAFTTVLGMIPLFTDVFFGSMAVTIMFGLAFATVLTLVILPVLFSIFYGIKHPDREPDKQ